In the genome of Thalassophryne amazonica chromosome 6, fThaAma1.1, whole genome shotgun sequence, the window acaacagacagactaaaatgtttgattttagagtttacaaatgtttttgactgttaaactttgctcactttaccagcaaaaaaatgttatcagactgaaagttaccggaacaaaatttatcagaagatatttGGTCCGATGATGCTTTTAAAACTTACCtgtaaagctaatccgctagcaaaaacattagttttgataattatctgttatcggattagctgaactgtgcccaccactgcttattaaTAACTTTAACgtatatttttgaaaaaaaatctttTGTATTGTGTCAATCATTATGCAAGTCCTTATATAAACATTGTTTGTGTTTTAAGGCCCTTTCTGGTTTTCGTATTATTCATGTGATTGACATGGACGTAATTGATGTGTCCAATCTCAACAGGCAGTTCCTCTTCAGGTATGTTTCTTCTTATTTTCTCCCTTATGGGGGGAATGTGTTGTATTTATCAATTTAGATGTTTTTATTGTTATGTATTAGAAGGTTGTGAGTTGCCTTTATGTTTCAATGTCATCGCTTTTAACATTGCTTATCAAAGATCTGTGGTGCCTAGCAAGTGTCAAAAACAAACTGTTGCTTGCAGAATCATCATTTATGTATACATTAAAAATTTGCTCATAAATTAGCATCACATCATTTTCTTTTTATGCCTTATACTTCCGCTTTCGACTATTTTGAAGTAATTTTAAATTTTGGCACAAACTAAAACATGCGGATATTTATCAGACTGCTGTATTGTCGCAAAATGaacattttgttttttcaagtagttccccccccccccccccataaaagaaAAACACGCTGTTCTTTGTACAGTAAGTGTTATAGACTGAATTATTTTAGCACACTACCATTACAGTAAACATTTACTGTAATGGTAGTGTGCTAAAATAAGTTTACATCAAGAAACTTTTTCTCATGAATGATTTGTTGTGTTTACATCCGTTTAGGCCCAATGATGTTGGACGGCCGAAAGCAGAGGTAGCTGCTGACTTTATTAACAGACGTATCCCCGGATGTAAAGTTGTTCCGTATCCTTCTCtgtgtcagttttctctgttaaGAAAAGCTTATCGGAACGATAATATTTTATTGTGTAAACCTCTTTCAAATTGTATGTTCCTTATTAAAAGCATGTGCAGTCACTTTAAAAAGATCCAAGACTTTGATGACTCTTTCTACAgacgtgaggttttttttttttttaaatagaatttTTACATTCTGAAAACGTACCAATTTAAACAACTTGGTGTTTTCACTGATGTCTTTCTCTTTTTGAATACTGGTCTTTCCTGCAGAATTCCACATCATTGTCTGTGGGTTGGACTCCATTGTTGCCAGGCGCTGGATGAATGGAATGCTGGTAGCTTGTTGCTGCATTCATACTTTTCTGAACTCATATTTGCAGAattctattaatatataaaattttaaatgagTTGAGTGAgttatgtttttaatattttgcctTTTCTAGATTTCTCTTCTGAGCTATGATGATGGAATTCTGGATCCCAGCTCCATTATTCCCCTCATTGATGGCGGGACAGAGGGTTTTAAAGGAAACTCTCGTGTAATTCTACCTGGCATGACCGCATGCATCGATTGCACATTAGAGCTCTATCCACCACAGGTATCAATCCGCTTATTTTCAGAAACTCTAGACTGAATGGTTCTACTTTACAGTTTTGTGTAAATATATTTTAAGTTTTGCTGTTCGTAATAGGTAAATAAAATGGTACGTTTTCCTCAGTAACGTGTCAGGAATGCTGATATAGCTGCTGTTCTGAACAGCATATCCTGGGATGGTGTTtttttgaggaggggaaaaatgtGATGCACAGAATGTGATGTTTTCCATTTCAGTTTGAAATAAATGGAAGAATCCAGTCTTCAGCATTAGCAGTGACAGCTACCTGACTGAACTCGcaaaactttttttgttttgtttctttcttcAATCAATTACAAACGTCTCTTCCTGTGAGTAGTTTCTGACTTACTAATGCCGAATTCAGTTGATGAGTATGAAACCTGGTCTATTTCATGCAACTGGGTTAACAttgacttttttaaaaaaaaaatcaggagcaAGTATAGAGAacaaaatatcaaaattatcCCTCATTCTCAGTGGTCAAAGAAAAAAGTATGCTCTAGTCTTACTGGTCTTTGAgaaaattcaagccacagtgacTCTATTTTGTGTACAACTTTCAAGTCAGTCAGAGTTATAGATTTTCAATTGTGTAGCCACAAAACAAAGCCTGTTTATTTGGAAGTGCATACTGTAAATAGAACAGGTAACTCAGCAGAATAATGAGTTTGGCTACCGTTAGGTAAACATAGGTTTGATTCCTGATCATGCTGTCTGTGACCTTGAACAAGCCACCTCACCTGTATCATCTCAGTCCGCTCAACCAGCCTTGGCAGTTTAAGTAACCGGCGCTGAGTTGTTGTCAGTTAAGAGACTCCTATCTGCCTCATTCATGCTGTGGTATTTGAACATAAGCAATGGCACCAGTGGGCTTCAGGATTTCCACATGACAAAATTATTATCCCCCCTATGAGATGGGTTCTTAAAAATTTTAAACAtcatagttttatttatttatttattttttaatacattgCACACAGaaaccaaaaactaccagggttaAAATTATTAGCTTTCCTGATGCTAATATTCAGTTGTGTGTCCTTTGTGCTGTGTAACAGTCTGCAGTAATTTGTTGAagttttcaacaagtctcagacatgtgtcctgaggaatcccagcccattcttTGACAAATCTCTCCAGCTCTTCCAGATTTGGTGGTCATCtggcatggaccttggtcttcagttcacaccacagattttcagtgggtTTCAAGTTGGGGCTTTGTGCAGGCCAGTCAATAACATACACTTTGGTCTTCTCAGCGTAGTTCTTCAACAGGAGCGGTGTATGTTTTGGGTCGTTGTCGTGTTGGAAGACAAAGCAATGACCCAGTTTTGTtgctgactgcttgaggttttgtttcagaatcttcacatatccttcttcCTCCgtgattccttccaccttgaggagattcccagttccagatgcattgaagcatccccacagcacAATATTCCCACCACAGTGTTTTGCTGCGGGGACAGTGTTCTTTGGGTTATATGCCTCTCTCTTTTTTCTCTAAGTATAAGCAATGTCTCTATGGCCAAAGAGTTCTAGTTTCGTCTCATCTGACCTAAGGACAGAGTGTCCTGAGCCCACTGTTGTACACTCTGCTGATATATGACTGCACTGCCAAACATCAGAGCAATTGCATTTGCCAAGTTTGCGGACGATACAGCAGTGGTGGGTATCATTTCCCAGAATGATGAGTCAGCATATAGGTGAGAGGTGGGACAACTAGAGGACTGGTGTAGGGATTACTatctgtaaaacaaaaaaaaacaaaggaaatgATTGTGCACTTCAGGAAAGACACCAGGTATTATCCTCCACCCTTTTGCATAGGGGGGTGGAGGTGGAAATCATCCCCTGTTTTAATTACCTGGGGGTGCATATTGACAGTAACCTCACCTGGAGCGCCAACTGCAGCAGTTTGGTTAAAAAGGCCCAGCAATGGCTGTAACAGTCACAGTGGAGTGGAAAAAGGACGACTTTGTTAAAAAGAAGGCATGAAATCTCAGTCACACTTTACTTGAAGACACATGGGGGACTCGAGCCTAAAAGGATTAGGATTGTTTGTCTGTAAAAGCTGTTGTTGTTGAACTTGTGTTGAATTCTACCTTCCACAGATTAATTTCCCTATGTGCACCATCGCATCAATGCCACGGCTTCCAGAACATTGCATCGAATATGCCAGAATTTTGCAGTGGCCCAAAGAAAAGCCATTTGGAGGttaaataaaatcatttttgACTACTGTCATTGTTTCTATGCAaataattgtttttcttttttcttcttcttcttctttaaggATTAACTCAGTAAATATTCAGTAAGCACATCTCCGACAGAAAATAATAACCAGGATTTTCTTCTTACTTAGATACCAGTTTAGATGGAGACAACCCAGAACACATTCAGTGGGTGTTTGAAAAGGCCCAACAAAGAGCTGCAGAGTTTCACATCTCAGGAGTGACGTACAGACTCACTCAAGGTGAATCCCGCCGAATTAAATCCATGAAAAGTCATCATTATCAGTTTATCTATCACCCAGTGTCGGTTACAGTTTGCACCATGAATGTGTTTGTGCCCCAGGAGTTGTGAAGCGGATCATCCCTGCTGTAGCGTCGACTAATGCGGTTATTGCTGGTATGAATCTCTGTTGTTTAAAAATCAGTGCCCGTTTCTGCGAAGCAACTCAAAGAGTAACTAACTAAGCAACTAaagcaagtaagtaagtaagcaacTAAAATTTCcgggcaaggaatcttagcctaagagtgagccagcaggtgtacaagtctgagcaaggagagGACAGAAACTCCAATCTTTGGGAGGGGACTGGATTgacccgttgctaggtatgacacagtcctctaagCGCATTGACTGGTTGTCACAGAGAAGGGaggaaaattaaaaacaaatgtgcTCCGCCCTCCTAGTTATGTATGGTCAGCGAAATCAACcagtcatataacctgaactgcattaagatgtgTAATTGTGAGGATAACTTAATATTATCATGCTGAAACCCGGCAAAATTAAATGATTTGTtaaacagcttgaaaatgtttgaacatacctcAGTCACATGCTGATTATATGTTAAAAGTGTTCATGCATGAGTTTTAGTACGTTCACTGTGAGTacataacataattgtaaatacattaaaatacatgtatcacacaagaaagtaaaaacacttatttccattctaTGCCATTTAAAGTCGAACAACAAAATATatgtaataaaagaaaataactatTAATAATACCTATAATATTAAGTGTTTATATAACATGAacgtaaacaatttctaaatacatcaagacagtaaattaacataaaataattacatataTCACGTGAGTAGTGTATTACTGActctgtcatcctacatacggagaatctctccttgctctgtttttttttttcccaccatcttctctgcttaagacactcttaggcttcttaaaagtcctcctcctgaCTCttaaccagtttggcaccttaggaggcCTACggtgctttgcagacaactttcatcttacaaaGGGAAAAATTAtatgaaatgtctaagaatttgaggaattctaagatttttcttaaaataatgtcactaggagctGTTTTTAGCCTTGGGCTGCTTCG includes:
- the uba3 gene encoding NEDD8-activating enzyme E1 catalytic subunit isoform X1, which translates into the protein MADVEEPEKKRRRIEDLTEKMAVDGIHSDSGCDWEGRWNHVKKFLERPGPFTHPDFEPSTETLQFLLETCKILVIGAGGLGCELLKNLALSGFRIIHVIDMDVIDVSNLNRQFLFRPNDVGRPKAEVAADFINRRIPGCKVVPHFKKIQDFDDSFYRQFHIIVCGLDSIVARRWMNGMLISLLSYDDGILDPSSIIPLIDGGTEGFKGNSRVILPGMTACIDCTLELYPPQINFPMCTIASMPRLPEHCIEYARILQWPKEKPFGDTSLDGDNPEHIQWVFEKAQQRAAEFHISGVTYRLTQGVVKRIIPAVASTNAVIAAACTTEVFKIATSAYIPLNNYMVFNDVDGLYTYTFEAERKENCTACSQVPQDLQFPPSAKLQEVLEYLTENTSLQMKSPAITTTLEGKNKTLYLQSVKSIEERTRPNLCKTLKELGLSDGQEIAVADVTTPQTVLFKLNFTACS
- the uba3 gene encoding NEDD8-activating enzyme E1 catalytic subunit isoform X2 gives rise to the protein MAVDGIHSDSGCDWEGRWNHVKKFLERPGPFTHPDFEPSTETLQFLLETCKILVIGAGGLGCELLKNLALSGFRIIHVIDMDVIDVSNLNRQFLFRPNDVGRPKAEVAADFINRRIPGCKVVPHFKKIQDFDDSFYRQFHIIVCGLDSIVARRWMNGMLISLLSYDDGILDPSSIIPLIDGGTEGFKGNSRVILPGMTACIDCTLELYPPQINFPMCTIASMPRLPEHCIEYARILQWPKEKPFGDTSLDGDNPEHIQWVFEKAQQRAAEFHISGVTYRLTQGVVKRIIPAVASTNAVIAAACTTEVFKIATSAYIPLNNYMVFNDVDGLYTYTFEAERKENCTACSQVPQDLQFPPSAKLQEVLEYLTENTSLQMKSPAITTTLEGKNKTLYLQSVKSIEERTRPNLCKTLKELGLSDGQEIAVADVTTPQTVLFKLNFTACS